A genomic region of Pseudomonas migulae contains the following coding sequences:
- a CDS encoding (2Fe-2S)-binding protein, with the protein MITLDINGKTHELDIPEDMPLLYALRNQVGLNGAKYGCGLGQCGACTVLVNDKPVFSCLTPCGALAGKSVRTVESLGSADQPGPLQKAFIDVQAAQCGYCIAGMIVRAQALLEANPHPDDETIRRHMAPNLCRCGTHVRILAAIKSVIAQGDKV; encoded by the coding sequence GTGATCACACTCGACATCAACGGCAAGACTCATGAACTGGACATCCCGGAGGACATGCCGCTGCTGTATGCCTTGCGTAACCAGGTGGGACTCAATGGCGCCAAGTACGGCTGCGGTTTGGGTCAGTGCGGCGCCTGCACGGTATTAGTGAACGACAAACCGGTTTTTTCATGCCTGACACCCTGTGGTGCGTTGGCGGGCAAATCAGTGCGTACCGTGGAGAGTCTGGGCAGCGCCGACCAACCGGGGCCGTTGCAAAAAGCCTTTATCGACGTCCAGGCCGCCCAGTGCGGTTATTGCATCGCGGGAATGATCGTACGGGCCCAGGCTTTGTTGGAGGCCAACCCTCATCCGGACGATGAAACGATCCGTCGCCACATGGCGCCCAACTTGTGCCGCTGCGGCACTCACGTGCGGATCCTCGCCGCTATCAAGTCAGTCATCGCGCAGGGAGACAAGGTGTGA
- a CDS encoding xanthine dehydrogenase family protein molybdopterin-binding subunit: protein MKTSKQPVDLSRRAFVINGALVMGFAMLPGIPRAFADTEVDTLGTEILAPDLPGSLRATPYLDAWIRIDAKDGITVYTGKVELGTGVKTALLQIAAERLEVSPKLIRFLTADTALTPNEGYTAGSHTLVDSGTALFNAAAQVRQLLLESAARQWQRNIDSLSTRDAVIYDAQGRSMTYAQAAVGVQMHRFASAHSPFKPASSFTLIGTSLPRLDIPAKVSGGAAYVQDMRLPDMLHARVIRPPRRGSQLLDIDEAALKRLPGVVKLVRNGSYLAVVATDEWLAVKAMREGYATARWTEGRPLPDSTHIHQLLTELPARRYPVIAKGNLAQPAPRAYKARVTKQYLMHGSIGPSCAVAWFKDGTLTVWTHTQGVYPLRAGIAEMVGLPVAQVRCIHTEGSGCYGHNGADDAAADAALIAMAIPGKPIRVQWMREQENLWEPYSSAMLTTVEAGLDSSGRLRDWKYELWSTPHNERIVNAGRLLPAWLLASPFTPAPSIPIAQPEGDGDRNAVPLYEIPNLKVDLNFVLTMPFRTSAMRSLGAHINVFAIESTVDELAAQAGVDPVQFRLNHLTDPRARAVVERVASAFGWPQKATGPGSGIGFGFARYKNIMGYCAIAVQLHVQRQTGQVTIDRVVTAVDVGQIVSPDGLLNQIQGGIVQSASWTLYERILYDANGMHSFDWSGYPIMRFPDLPQQVEVHMLDQPDQPFLGAAEIVQGPMAAALGNAISDATGKRLLDLPLARRGWQDALGS from the coding sequence GTGAAAACCTCAAAGCAACCTGTCGATTTGAGCCGCCGCGCCTTCGTGATAAACGGCGCATTGGTGATGGGCTTCGCGATGCTTCCCGGCATTCCGCGGGCCTTCGCTGACACCGAAGTGGACACCTTGGGCACGGAAATCCTGGCGCCTGATCTGCCGGGCAGCCTGCGGGCCACGCCCTATCTGGACGCCTGGATCCGCATTGACGCGAAGGATGGCATCACCGTCTACACCGGCAAAGTTGAACTGGGCACCGGCGTCAAAACCGCGCTTTTACAGATAGCCGCCGAACGCCTCGAAGTGTCGCCCAAGCTCATCCGCTTTCTCACCGCCGACACCGCGCTGACACCCAATGAAGGTTACACCGCTGGCAGCCACACGCTCGTCGACAGCGGCACCGCACTTTTCAATGCCGCGGCCCAGGTGCGTCAGCTGTTGCTCGAGTCCGCCGCACGGCAATGGCAGCGCAACATCGACAGCCTGAGCACGCGGGACGCCGTAATCTACGATGCGCAAGGCCGCAGCATGACCTACGCCCAAGCGGCTGTCGGGGTGCAGATGCATCGCTTCGCATCGGCCCATTCCCCGTTCAAGCCAGCCAGCAGCTTCACCCTGATCGGCACATCACTGCCTCGCCTGGACATTCCCGCCAAGGTCAGCGGCGGTGCGGCTTACGTGCAGGACATGCGCCTGCCCGATATGCTGCATGCCCGTGTAATACGTCCACCCCGGCGCGGCAGCCAGTTGCTGGACATCGACGAGGCCGCCCTCAAGCGACTCCCAGGCGTGGTGAAACTGGTCCGCAACGGCAGTTACCTCGCCGTGGTCGCCACCGATGAATGGCTGGCGGTCAAAGCAATGCGCGAAGGTTATGCCACTGCCCGCTGGACAGAAGGTCGTCCACTTCCCGATTCGACACACATCCATCAACTCCTCACCGAGTTGCCAGCGCGACGCTACCCGGTGATTGCCAAAGGAAACCTCGCGCAACCTGCACCACGCGCCTACAAGGCACGGGTGACCAAGCAGTACCTGATGCACGGTTCCATCGGACCGTCCTGCGCTGTGGCCTGGTTCAAGGATGGAACGCTGACCGTCTGGACCCACACTCAAGGTGTCTATCCTTTGCGCGCGGGGATCGCCGAAATGGTCGGCTTGCCAGTGGCTCAGGTGCGTTGCATCCACACCGAAGGCTCCGGTTGCTATGGCCACAACGGCGCGGATGATGCCGCCGCCGATGCCGCGCTGATCGCCATGGCCATACCCGGCAAACCGATTCGGGTGCAATGGATGCGCGAACAGGAAAACCTCTGGGAACCCTACAGCTCGGCGATGCTGACGACAGTGGAAGCGGGACTGGACAGCAGCGGGCGCCTGCGTGACTGGAAATACGAGCTCTGGAGTACGCCGCACAACGAACGCATCGTCAATGCCGGACGCCTGTTACCGGCCTGGCTCCTGGCAAGCCCCTTCACCCCTGCCCCTTCGATCCCGATCGCCCAACCCGAGGGCGACGGCGACCGTAACGCGGTGCCGTTGTATGAAATACCCAACCTGAAGGTCGACCTGAATTTCGTTCTGACCATGCCATTCAGGACCTCGGCCATGCGTTCGCTCGGCGCCCACATCAACGTGTTCGCCATCGAGAGCACCGTGGATGAACTGGCGGCGCAGGCCGGCGTGGACCCGGTGCAATTTCGCCTGAATCACTTGACCGATCCGCGAGCGCGGGCGGTGGTGGAACGAGTGGCCAGCGCCTTCGGTTGGCCGCAAAAGGCAACGGGCCCCGGCAGCGGAATTGGCTTCGGCTTTGCGCGTTATAAAAACATCATGGGCTACTGTGCGATTGCCGTGCAGCTGCATGTGCAGCGCCAGACGGGGCAGGTGACGATTGATCGCGTAGTCACCGCCGTCGATGTGGGGCAAATCGTCAGTCCCGATGGGCTGCTCAATCAGATCCAGGGCGGCATCGTGCAGTCCGCCAGCTGGACGCTCTATGAACGCATCCTCTATGACGCCAATGGCATGCACAGCTTCGACTGGAGCGGCTATCCGATCATGCGTTTTCCCGATTTGCCGCAACAGGTCGAGGTGCACATGCTTGATCAGCCGGATCAGCCTTTTCTCGGTGCCGCGGAAATCGTCCAGGGCCCCATGGCAGCAGCGTTGGGCAACGCCATCAGCGATGCCACCGGCAAGCGCTTGCTGGATCTGCCGCTGGCGCGACGTGGCTGGCAGGATGCGCTGGGATCATAA
- a CDS encoding OprD family porin: protein MKCTFTVAAALCVLAQQAHAAGFIDDSKAALKLRNFYINSDYRDSATPAQKAANQSYQAEWGQAFQLEFISGYTPGPVGFGVDALGMLGVKLDSSAGKHGNPTGTNYGGIVFPSDGDHAVDDVSNLGLTGKMKISKTELKLGTLVPKLPVIFSNDGRLLPQTWQGTQVTSADIKDLTLVGGQIDEVKGRNSSNNENMSIAGANNAVTGRFSNKFIYAGGDYKLTKDLTVQYYYGNLKDFYKQNFLGLIHNWAIGPGVLTSDLRYFNSKNDGANGHDPAYFTTGFYGGNTLKGEVDNNLYSGLFTYAVAGHTFGAGYEVSDGKSDFPYLNQGDGPTTYTITEMQVQKFVRAGEKSWQARYAYDFAKLGLPGATAGVVYVKGEGIDTGASSNSSEWERDITLAYVVQSGPLKGLGVMWKNAMVRNNIPNARQQDENRVIINYQLALF, encoded by the coding sequence ATGAAGTGTACTTTTACTGTTGCGGCAGCCCTGTGTGTGTTGGCGCAGCAAGCCCATGCGGCGGGTTTCATCGATGATAGTAAGGCTGCGCTTAAACTGCGTAACTTCTATATCAATAGCGACTACCGAGACTCGGCAACACCCGCTCAGAAGGCAGCCAACCAGAGTTATCAAGCTGAATGGGGCCAAGCCTTTCAGCTCGAATTCATCTCCGGTTACACCCCGGGGCCCGTCGGTTTCGGTGTTGATGCGTTGGGCATGTTGGGCGTGAAGCTGGATTCAAGCGCCGGCAAACATGGCAATCCAACGGGCACCAACTACGGTGGCATCGTGTTTCCAAGCGATGGCGACCACGCAGTTGACGATGTCTCCAACCTGGGGCTGACCGGGAAAATGAAAATATCCAAGACCGAGCTGAAGCTTGGAACCTTGGTCCCGAAACTGCCGGTCATCTTCAGCAATGACGGACGTTTGTTGCCGCAAACCTGGCAGGGGACCCAGGTGACTTCGGCCGATATCAAGGACCTGACCTTGGTAGGCGGGCAAATTGATGAGGTGAAGGGCCGTAACTCCAGCAACAATGAAAACATGTCCATCGCGGGTGCAAATAATGCGGTCACTGGCCGCTTCAGTAATAAATTCATCTACGCCGGCGGTGATTACAAGCTGACTAAAGATCTGACCGTTCAATATTATTACGGCAATCTCAAGGATTTTTATAAGCAAAACTTTCTCGGTCTGATTCACAACTGGGCCATTGGTCCTGGCGTACTGACCAGTGATCTTCGCTACTTCAATAGTAAAAATGACGGCGCAAACGGCCATGACCCTGCGTATTTCACGACGGGCTTCTACGGCGGCAATACGCTAAAGGGTGAGGTCGACAATAATCTGTACAGCGGATTATTTACCTACGCGGTTGCGGGGCACACGTTTGGCGCAGGCTATGAAGTCAGCGATGGGAAAAGTGACTTCCCGTATTTGAACCAGGGGGACGGCCCGACCACCTACACGATCACGGAGATGCAGGTTCAGAAGTTCGTTCGTGCCGGCGAGAAATCATGGCAAGCCCGTTACGCTTATGACTTTGCCAAACTGGGCTTGCCCGGTGCGACGGCGGGTGTTGTGTATGTCAAAGGGGAGGGTATCGATACTGGCGCCTCCAGCAATTCCAGCGAGTGGGAGCGTGACATTACGTTGGCCTATGTCGTGCAATCGGGCCCCTTGAAAGGTTTGGGTGTCATGTGGAAAAACGCCATGGTGCGAAACAATATCCCCAACGCCCGCCAGCAAGATGAGAACCGCGTGATTATCAATTACCAATTGGCATTGTTTTAA
- a CDS encoding cation acetate symporter, translated as MKRLLIAISAVLASVAAYAADVPVAAQKYNPIAIGMFLAFVIFTLFVTRWAARKNNSVADHYAAGGKITGFQNGWAIAGDYMSAASLLGISALVFTSGFDGLIYSIGFLASWPIILFLIAEPLRNLGRYTLADVLSYRLKQRPIRAFAASSSIVIVLLYLVSQLVGAGKLVELLFGFDYTAAVLLVGTLMVIYVFFGGMLATTWIQIIKAVLLLTGCVFMAFMVLSEFGFSLNQLFTQATEVHPSHVAIMSPGGLITDPVSAISLGLALVFGTAGLPHILMRFFTVGNVKAARQSILYATGLVGIGYALIVIIGFGTIALVASNPAYHDASGGILGGVNMVAIHLAHNVGGNVFLGFMCAVSFSTILAVVAGLTLAGSSAVSHDLYAHAIRRGTASDGEEMRVSRVTTIVLGVLSILLAIAFEKQNIAFIVSLTFSIAASSNFPVLLLSIYWKGLTTRGAVIGGSLGLISAITLCILSPTVWVKILHHQQAWFPYEYPALFSMAVAFIGIFWFSITDRSASAVAERNRFDNQLVDSELGTPATWKAQLKAD; from the coding sequence ATGAAGCGTCTACTCATTGCTATCTCCGCCGTCCTTGCTTCGGTAGCGGCATACGCGGCCGATGTCCCGGTCGCAGCACAAAAATATAACCCCATCGCCATCGGCATGTTTTTAGCGTTCGTTATTTTCACTCTGTTTGTCACGCGATGGGCCGCACGTAAAAACAATAGCGTTGCCGATCACTATGCAGCAGGAGGAAAAATCACCGGTTTCCAAAATGGTTGGGCCATCGCCGGTGACTATATGTCTGCCGCGTCTTTGCTGGGCATCTCCGCATTGGTGTTTACCAGCGGATTTGATGGGCTGATCTACTCGATCGGCTTCCTTGCCAGCTGGCCGATCATTCTGTTTCTGATTGCGGAACCATTGCGAAACCTGGGGCGCTATACCCTGGCGGACGTACTGTCCTATCGGCTGAAACAACGACCCATACGTGCTTTTGCGGCGTCCAGTTCGATCGTGATCGTTCTGCTTTACCTGGTTTCTCAACTGGTAGGCGCAGGAAAACTGGTGGAGTTGCTGTTTGGCTTCGATTACACCGCGGCAGTACTTCTTGTGGGTACGCTGATGGTTATCTATGTTTTCTTTGGCGGCATGCTGGCGACGACCTGGATTCAGATCATCAAGGCCGTCTTACTGCTGACCGGCTGTGTCTTCATGGCTTTTATGGTGTTATCCGAATTCGGATTCAGCCTGAACCAGTTGTTCACGCAAGCGACCGAGGTTCATCCCTCCCATGTAGCAATCATGAGCCCCGGCGGTCTGATTACCGACCCGGTGTCTGCCATTTCCCTGGGATTGGCCTTGGTCTTCGGCACGGCAGGTCTTCCACACATCCTCATGCGGTTCTTCACCGTCGGTAACGTCAAGGCCGCGCGCCAAAGTATTCTTTATGCCACGGGTCTTGTCGGCATAGGGTACGCACTGATCGTCATTATCGGCTTCGGCACCATTGCTCTGGTTGCCAGTAATCCCGCCTATCACGATGCATCAGGTGGAATTCTGGGCGGCGTCAACATGGTTGCGATTCACCTCGCACACAATGTCGGCGGTAATGTCTTCCTCGGGTTTATGTGTGCAGTTTCGTTCTCGACGATATTGGCCGTCGTGGCAGGGCTGACCCTGGCCGGCTCGTCTGCTGTTTCTCATGATCTTTATGCACATGCCATACGCCGTGGTACCGCCAGCGACGGCGAAGAAATGCGCGTCTCTCGCGTCACAACTATCGTTTTGGGTGTGTTGTCGATTCTCCTGGCGATTGCTTTTGAAAAACAGAACATCGCCTTTATCGTGAGCTTAACGTTCTCCATCGCCGCCAGTTCCAATTTTCCAGTGCTGTTGTTGTCGATCTACTGGAAAGGCCTCACGACACGCGGCGCCGTGATTGGCGGATCGCTGGGGCTGATATCGGCCATCACCCTTTGCATTCTCAGCCCCACGGTATGGGTGAAAATCCTGCATCACCAGCAAGCCTGGTTTCCGTATGAATATCCGGCGCTGTTTTCAATGGCCGTAGCCTTTATCGGTATTTTCTGGTTCTCCATTACTGATCGTTCCGCCAGTGCAGTAGCTGAGCGCAATCGCTTCGACAATCAGTTGGTGGATTCTGAGCTGGGTACACCGGCAACATGGAAGGCGCAGCTGAAAGCTGATTGA
- a CDS encoding DUF485 domain-containing protein: protein MEHAYPRDGGPAMSAEQVDDTLQNPILDNPQFRALVKQRRIFSWSMTALMLAVYFGFILSLAFIPARLGTPIVEGQPMTWGVPIGFGMLAFTILLVAVYVWRTNTCYDPKIKTIIRSFNK, encoded by the coding sequence ATGGAACATGCATATCCGCGAGACGGTGGCCCGGCCATGTCCGCTGAACAGGTTGATGACACGCTTCAAAACCCGATTCTCGACAATCCGCAGTTTCGTGCGTTGGTAAAACAGCGACGAATATTTTCGTGGAGCATGACCGCTCTTATGCTGGCGGTCTATTTCGGCTTCATTCTTTCTCTGGCCTTTATACCCGCCCGTTTGGGTACACCCATCGTCGAAGGGCAGCCGATGACGTGGGGCGTGCCGATTGGCTTTGGAATGCTCGCTTTCACGATTCTCCTCGTTGCTGTCTATGTATGGCGCACTAATACCTGCTACGACCCAAAAATAAAAACAATCATCAGGAGCTTCAACAAATGA